A portion of the Granulosicoccus antarcticus IMCC3135 genome contains these proteins:
- a CDS encoding DUF481 domain-containing protein, producing MMISSMTQRTLKKTFASLLVAGTLCTSGMVAAQDAEPKDAEAQESGFGSTFQGWRGTASLGATSSTGNAEASNINGSIRLSKTVNRWEHLVFGSVFKGTSSIVIVERDQEGNPITGDDGRPQRTIVKGDNSDRLALGYQPKFYYTPKTYFFGILDWEQDEPGNIDSATRQILGVGHRFFSDATGFLTAEVGLGNKNTDLVLGDDVNGGIGYIGLNYLNHITEEVTFNADLRSDFGSDNTFVEVGLGIAFKVSEKLAFKIAHFSRSNSDLSSGDSPLDSNSDSVTSLNLVVDI from the coding sequence ATGATGATCAGCTCTATGACACAACGCACATTGAAAAAAACTTTTGCCAGTCTTCTGGTTGCAGGCACACTTTGCACCTCTGGCATGGTCGCAGCACAGGATGCTGAGCCCAAGGACGCCGAGGCACAGGAATCCGGTTTTGGTTCTACCTTTCAGGGATGGCGCGGAACAGCATCACTGGGTGCGACCAGTTCTACCGGTAACGCTGAAGCCAGCAACATCAATGGTTCCATACGATTGAGCAAAACAGTTAATCGTTGGGAGCACCTGGTGTTCGGTTCTGTCTTCAAAGGTACTTCTTCTATTGTCATCGTTGAAAGAGATCAGGAAGGCAATCCCATAACCGGTGACGACGGACGCCCGCAGCGCACCATCGTCAAAGGTGATAACTCAGATCGCCTGGCGCTGGGTTACCAGCCAAAGTTCTACTACACGCCTAAAACCTACTTCTTCGGTATTCTTGACTGGGAACAGGATGAGCCAGGCAACATCGATTCGGCAACTCGCCAGATTCTGGGTGTCGGTCATCGTTTCTTTTCTGACGCCACGGGCTTTCTGACCGCTGAAGTCGGTCTGGGTAACAAGAATACTGACCTGGTGCTGGGTGATGATGTGAATGGTGGAATTGGCTACATTGGTCTTAACTACCTCAACCACATCACCGAAGAAGTGACATTCAACGCTGATTTGCGCAGTGACTTTGGCAGCGACAATACCTTTGTGGAAGTCGGTCTGGGCATCGCGTTCAAAGTTTCCGAGAAGCTGGCCTTCAAGATTGCTCACTTCTCACGCAGCAACAGTGACCTGTCATCTGGCGACAGCCCGCTGGATTCAAACAGTGACAGTGTTACCAGTCTGAACCTTGTTGTCGACATCTGA
- a CDS encoding glycoside hydrolase family 16 protein, whose product MLKIRSSLLAPTAALLMTLAPVMAHANARPVIAPLPDMDVQVGETVQVRVIPSDADGHVPALRLINPPSGSTFFDNRDGTRTFAWTPQTKDKGVVEITFEAADAKDSSLKTVRQLYISVVTSKETNLAPSIKPLSDQTITLGSQFDFQVIPVDPEGHVPSLRATPMPEGARFDDNRDGTRQFQWTPQTAPTTVEVTFKAIDADDRTLFNTQTVTLKVLNAPDTTPGSTSDDNNSTTTDLSYNSPPPSYSSDEQEPALGQGSNTSTETDDLVDPKVVALKTFTSHTTLGFTGELSEDSIHVSWNEDPEALGYNVYRQGKYVTTVWSNSYTEHELFDQDYYYEIQAFDQTKTIYYYVATGLTVSVTTTGRTDPSKPKSDPDLLQDYELIFADEFNGNSLDTSKWNTSFLWGDDIIINGELQHYVDIKNEPDFGYNPFSFDGESLTINSIETPSELAHKASGQPYLSGLITSYDALQFVYGYAETRAKVTFGRSYWPAFWLLNAYYGQGGDDPEIDIMEFIGHDQDVVYHTYHYYDEYGQLRSTKSEPTPGIDYTSDFHTFAVEWKPGTIIYFVDGIEVHRVTNSKVSQQSMYLIANTAMGGWWAGNPDETTPFPGKYMIDYIRVYQRVTPFDDVMLNDDMTELPYADDMPGKVVPNHRPTLEQWPAGYPYK is encoded by the coding sequence ATGCTTAAAATTCGGAGCTCCCTGCTCGCCCCCACGGCTGCTTTGCTTATGACACTAGCGCCTGTCATGGCACATGCAAACGCCCGCCCTGTCATCGCTCCCCTACCCGACATGGATGTACAAGTCGGTGAAACCGTACAGGTCAGAGTCATTCCCAGCGATGCCGATGGTCATGTACCGGCGTTAAGACTGATCAATCCGCCATCAGGATCAACTTTCTTTGATAACCGCGACGGCACGCGAACATTTGCATGGACGCCACAGACAAAAGATAAAGGTGTGGTAGAAATCACCTTCGAAGCTGCTGACGCAAAAGACTCTTCCCTCAAAACAGTCAGACAGCTGTACATCAGTGTCGTTACGAGCAAGGAAACAAACCTTGCCCCCAGCATAAAGCCACTCAGTGATCAGACAATCACGCTGGGCTCGCAATTTGATTTTCAGGTCATACCCGTCGACCCTGAAGGTCATGTGCCCTCTTTACGAGCAACTCCAATGCCAGAAGGTGCCCGTTTCGACGACAACCGTGATGGAACACGTCAATTTCAATGGACACCTCAGACAGCGCCAACAACTGTCGAAGTAACCTTCAAGGCCATCGACGCCGATGATCGCACCCTGTTCAATACACAAACAGTGACCTTGAAAGTACTCAATGCGCCAGATACCACACCAGGCAGCACATCAGACGATAACAACTCCACCACAACAGACCTTTCATACAACAGCCCACCTCCATCCTACAGCTCTGACGAGCAGGAACCTGCGCTGGGCCAGGGCTCCAACACCTCCACTGAAACAGATGATCTCGTCGACCCAAAGGTCGTTGCGCTCAAAACCTTTACCTCACATACGACACTTGGCTTCACCGGTGAACTCAGTGAGGACAGTATTCATGTGAGCTGGAACGAAGATCCCGAAGCCCTTGGTTATAACGTTTACCGCCAGGGAAAATACGTCACCACTGTCTGGAGCAACAGCTATACGGAACACGAACTCTTCGATCAGGACTACTACTACGAGATCCAGGCTTTTGATCAGACCAAGACAATCTATTATTACGTCGCTACAGGTCTGACGGTATCCGTCACAACCACAGGCAGGACTGATCCATCAAAGCCAAAATCCGATCCGGATCTACTGCAGGACTACGAACTGATCTTCGCAGACGAATTCAACGGTAACAGTCTGGACACCAGCAAGTGGAATACCTCGTTTCTCTGGGGAGACGACATCATCATCAACGGCGAGCTCCAGCACTACGTAGACATCAAGAATGAGCCGGATTTCGGTTATAACCCGTTCTCGTTTGATGGTGAAAGTCTGACCATCAACTCCATAGAAACACCCAGTGAACTAGCGCATAAAGCGTCCGGACAACCCTACCTGTCTGGCTTGATTACCAGTTACGACGCTTTGCAATTCGTCTACGGCTATGCCGAAACGCGAGCAAAAGTCACGTTCGGCAGAAGCTACTGGCCCGCATTCTGGCTACTCAATGCCTACTATGGCCAGGGTGGTGATGATCCTGAGATCGATATCATGGAATTCATCGGCCATGATCAGGACGTGGTGTATCACACCTATCACTACTACGATGAATACGGCCAGCTGCGCTCAACCAAATCCGAGCCCACTCCAGGTATCGATTACACCTCCGACTTCCACACCTTTGCAGTGGAATGGAAGCCGGGAACCATCATCTACTTCGTGGACGGGATTGAAGTACACCGTGTCACCAACTCTAAAGTGTCGCAACAATCGATGTACTTGATAGCCAATACGGCGATGGGTGGATGGTGGGCAGGAAATCCGGATGAGACGACTCCCTTTCCGGGCAAGTACATGATCGATTACATCCGTGTCTACCAGAGGGTTACGCCTTTTGACGAT